In Drosophila pseudoobscura strain MV-25-SWS-2005 chromosome 4, UCI_Dpse_MV25, whole genome shotgun sequence, the following proteins share a genomic window:
- the LOC4816211 gene encoding mitochondrial 2-oxodicarboxylate carrier, with protein sequence MGPQVEPEWEPMPGKSRALFQFAAGGSAGLLELLLLHPLDVVKTRLQLQGVQAAAGELRYTGVFDCISKIYSHEGVAAFWKGIVPPICSETPKRAAKFVVYEQAKPLFLFGALQPTALTHAMAGALAGTLECFFLNPFEVVKITQQADRSDSLNTLTVARRIVQTDGYGIKGLYRGITALMIRNAIFHFAYFGIYQGLKDEIPAYQHDLAEFFRRGAIGFFSSSISCLFSTTFDVAKSRIQGPQPTKGSIKYKWTVPTIKTIYEEEGFRALYKGLSVKIMRAGPGGAILMLAYEYGYEYLTYKYG encoded by the coding sequence ATGGGACCCCAAGTGGAGCCCGAATGGGAGCCAATGCCGGGTAAATCAAGAGCCCTCTTCCAATTTGCGGCTGGCGGATCGGCGGGTCTCCTGGAGCTATTGCTTCTGCATCCATTGGATGTCGTCAAGACACGGTTGCAGCTGCAGGGCGTGCAAGCAGCCGCCGGAGAGCTCCGTTACACGGGTGTCTTTGACTGCATTTCGAAGATCTACAGCCACGAGGGTGTTGCTGCCTTTTGGAAGGGCATTGTGCCCCCCATATGCTCGGAGACCCCGAAGCGAGCTGCCAAGTTTGTGGTTTACGAGCAGGCCAAGCCCCTTTTCCTGTTTGGAGCACTCCAACCGACGGCCCTAACGCATGCCATGGCTGGGGCATTGGCGGGAACCCTGGAGTGTTTTTTCCTGAATCCGTTTGAGGTGGTTAAGATCACACAGCAGGCGGATCGCAGTGATTCCCTCAACACGCTGACGGTGGCCAGGAGAATCGTTCAGACCGATGGATATGGCATCAAAGGACTCTACCGAGGGATCACAGCCCTCATGATCCGCAATGCCATCTTTCATTTCGCATATTTTGGTATCTATCAAGGACTTAAAGATGAAATTCCCGCCTATCAGCATGACCTCGCGGAGTTCTTTCGCAGGGGGGCCATTGGGTTCTTTTCGAGCAGCATTAGCTGTTTGTTCAGTACCACTTTCGATGTGGCCAAATCCCGAATACAGGGTCCACAGCCCACCAAGGGATCCATCAAATATAAATGGACTGTGCCCACGATCAAGACGATATACGAAGAGGAGGGCTTTCGAGCGTTGTACAAAGGCTTGAGTGTCAAGATAATGCGTGCGGGACCAGGAGGTGCTATTCTAATGCTGGCCTACGAGTATGGCTATGAGTATTTGACGTATAAATATGGTTGA